One Glutamicibacter halophytocola DNA segment encodes these proteins:
- a CDS encoding maleylpyruvate isomerase N-terminal domain-containing protein: protein MAARLCLESHAELLEHVVGLSDESMQQGSKLPGWSVGHVLTHLARNADAHARRLEGALNGEDVPKYANGAEQRRQEIEDGARNAASEILADLESSVRRLDGLLEQSEQAHWPNADFMGGGHYGVGGCPAHRLREVQMHLVDLGLGYSPSQWPEEYTMWDLGNLLATVPERLANPEARTELVAWLAGRGPLGKEFTLDPWG, encoded by the coding sequence GTGGCTGCACGTTTATGCCTCGAATCCCACGCGGAGCTATTGGAGCATGTGGTTGGTCTCAGCGACGAGAGCATGCAACAGGGCAGCAAATTGCCTGGATGGTCCGTAGGCCATGTGCTGACGCATCTTGCGAGAAATGCCGATGCACATGCACGGCGTCTGGAAGGAGCCTTGAACGGCGAAGACGTTCCCAAATACGCCAACGGTGCAGAACAGCGTCGCCAAGAAATTGAGGACGGTGCGCGGAATGCAGCATCTGAAATCTTGGCGGATCTTGAATCGAGCGTTCGTCGTTTAGACGGTCTTCTTGAGCAAAGCGAGCAGGCTCACTGGCCTAACGCCGATTTCATGGGCGGCGGGCACTACGGAGTTGGTGGTTGTCCAGCTCATCGCCTGCGCGAAGTCCAGATGCATCTTGTAGATCTTGGGCTGGGATACTCGCCAAGCCAGTGGCCCGAAGAATACACAATGTGGGATCTGGGCAACCTGCTGGCCACGGTTCCCGAACGCTTGGCGAACCCGGAAGCGCGTACCGAACTGGTTGCGTGGTTGGCCGGGCGCGGTCCGCTAGGCAAGGAATTCACCTTGGATCCCTGGGGCTGA
- a CDS encoding aminoglycoside phosphotransferase family protein, whose protein sequence is MSQPSAKKSVMPDAEVDIDLAMVRQLIAAQAPQWAHEEVKYLATGWDNEVYRLGDSLMIRLPRRQLGEEIGIKERRWLPQMAKDCGIDLGLAIFEGQPTSIYPYTFSICRYVPGTSAARFKRQDRDGYAEEFSGLLRALHQPSSLPEPRSGFRGCALALLDARTREQISNLDSSLRPGALALWEEAVEAEDYQGAPVWLHGDPHPHNTIVGDELPHPAVSLVDYGDLCVGDPASDLGMFWMHFTPTGISRAFESYGIAVGSPAWKRARGWALRYAMLTANLGTDDLLGIVGRETLEVLLASSE, encoded by the coding sequence ATGAGCCAGCCATCAGCTAAGAAGTCCGTCATGCCCGACGCTGAAGTCGACATCGATTTGGCAATGGTCCGCCAGCTGATCGCCGCACAAGCGCCACAGTGGGCTCATGAAGAGGTCAAATACCTCGCTACCGGGTGGGACAACGAGGTCTATCGCCTCGGGGATTCCCTGATGATTCGTTTGCCCCGACGACAGCTGGGGGAGGAGATTGGCATCAAGGAACGCCGCTGGCTGCCGCAAATGGCAAAGGACTGCGGGATTGATCTTGGCCTGGCGATCTTTGAAGGGCAGCCCACGTCCATCTACCCCTATACCTTTTCGATTTGCCGCTACGTTCCTGGTACCAGTGCGGCTCGGTTCAAGCGGCAGGACCGCGATGGATACGCGGAAGAATTTTCTGGACTGCTGCGAGCTCTTCATCAACCTTCAAGTTTGCCGGAACCACGAAGCGGCTTTCGAGGTTGTGCGTTGGCGCTATTGGATGCACGGACTCGCGAGCAAATTTCGAACTTGGATTCGTCGTTGCGGCCCGGCGCCCTAGCGCTGTGGGAGGAAGCCGTGGAGGCAGAAGACTATCAGGGCGCTCCAGTGTGGCTGCATGGTGATCCGCATCCGCACAACACCATTGTTGGCGACGAGCTGCCGCATCCCGCAGTCTCCCTGGTTGATTACGGGGATCTATGCGTTGGCGACCCCGCTTCGGATCTGGGCATGTTCTGGATGCATTTCACCCCCACTGGCATTAGCCGAGCCTTCGAGAGCTATGGCATCGCAGTCGGCAGCCCAGCGTGGAAACGAGCGCGCGGTTGGGCACTGCGGTATGCCATGCTCACCGCAAATCTTGGCACCGATGATCTCCTGGGCATTGTTGGGCGGGAGACCCTGGAAGTTCTCCTTGCCTCCTCCGAGTAG
- a CDS encoding MarR family winged helix-turn-helix transcriptional regulator → MGIADDAVEIRARGWRTLASLHGLIDAALEKDLTAQVGLSVVEYTLLDALNRQDGWHMRMAQLARATALSPSATTRLVTRLEDRNLLSRVLCADDRRGIYTELTATGHELYQKAKPIHDATLERVLKQAEEQPELAPLARILHEFSAA, encoded by the coding sequence ATGGGAATCGCAGATGATGCTGTCGAAATCCGTGCTCGTGGATGGCGCACTTTGGCGTCATTGCACGGATTAATCGATGCCGCACTAGAAAAGGACCTGACCGCCCAGGTCGGACTTTCTGTGGTCGAGTACACATTATTGGACGCCTTGAACCGGCAGGACGGCTGGCACATGCGCATGGCGCAGCTGGCCCGCGCCACCGCACTGAGCCCCAGCGCAACGACGCGCCTGGTCACGAGGCTCGAAGATCGCAATCTGCTCTCGCGCGTGCTGTGCGCGGATGACCGCAGGGGCATCTACACCGAACTCACCGCCACTGGGCACGAGCTGTATCAAAAGGCCAAGCCCATCCACGATGCCACGCTGGAACGCGTGTTGAAGCAGGCCGAGGAGCAGCCCGAACTGGCGCCGCTGGCCCGCATTCTCCACGAGTTCTCGGCCGCTTAG
- a CDS encoding HAD family hydrolase, with protein MPRPKFSAVLFDCDGVLVDSESITNAVLREMLIELGWDISQEECISIFIGKALKDQWDPILAHTGVRIDEQWIAGFRQRRDVALRENLQAVPGALEAVKQISAAYGEKIACATGADRAKVEMQLSIAQMAPFFGNRVYSGMEYAQSKPAPDVYLAAASGLDIDPSQAAVVEDTVTGVSAGVAAGATVFGYCPGGPISSTEEKLLAAGAAEVFTNMDQLPGLLT; from the coding sequence TTGCCGCGTCCAAAATTCTCCGCCGTGCTCTTTGATTGCGATGGCGTACTGGTGGATTCCGAGTCCATCACGAACGCAGTGCTCCGGGAGATGCTCATTGAATTGGGATGGGACATCAGCCAGGAAGAATGCATCAGCATCTTCATCGGCAAGGCCCTCAAGGACCAGTGGGATCCCATCCTTGCACATACCGGTGTGCGGATTGACGAGCAGTGGATTGCCGGGTTCAGGCAACGCCGCGATGTGGCCTTGCGCGAAAACTTGCAAGCCGTGCCCGGTGCCTTGGAAGCCGTCAAGCAGATATCTGCCGCCTACGGCGAAAAGATCGCCTGCGCCACGGGAGCCGACCGGGCCAAGGTCGAGATGCAGCTATCGATAGCCCAGATGGCGCCATTCTTCGGCAACCGGGTCTATAGCGGCATGGAGTATGCCCAGAGCAAGCCTGCGCCCGATGTCTATCTGGCAGCTGCTTCTGGCCTGGATATTGATCCGAGCCAAGCAGCAGTTGTCGAAGATACGGTCACCGGAGTGAGCGCCGGAGTTGCGGCAGGAGCTACGGTCTTCGGTTATTGCCCTGGTGGACCCATCAGCAGCACCGAGGAAAAGCTCTTGGCGGCAGGCGCTGCTGAAGTATTTACCAACATGGATCAGCTACCGGGCCTTCTCACGTAA